The genomic region ACCAACTTGTCACCGTAAAAAAGAAAAAAACATGGGTAGCGCAAGCTATCTAAAAAAGCGGGAAAAAGGACGAAGAATAGATATGATCAAGCATAAAAACAAGACAAAAACCCCCATATCCACCAGAAATACATCCAAAAACACATCACCAAAGACCGATTGCACAGAAAACACTTAAATAATCAAAGTCCTCAACATTTTATTTATTTTCAGTGAACTTTTAATAGTGCCATTATATTGCTATAATTAACTTTTTTCTATATATAGACATATCATAATTGATAATTTAGAAATGGCGGGTATACATGCTAGGTATGCATCGATCAAGTCATAGACCTGGTTTAGCCTTTCGGGCACTGGAGGGGTATATAGCATGTGTCTTACCTTTACGTTACGTGTGTTTACATTCATGGACCATTTTTTAAAGTTCTTTTCCTGCTTTGTTGAATAAATGGTGGTTTTTAATTGGTTGGTGTGCTTGCGAGGGTATTTGGTTTATGGGTTTTTTGTTGTTTTTATGCGTAAAAAACGTGGGGGGCGGTGGGGTAAGAAGTACGAGGATAAGCGGGATTGGAAGGAGTATAACGAGGAACTGGTAAGGCGGGGCGAATTGTACTTGAGCCTTGATTTCTTGGAGCGGTGGGGCGAGGAAGTAAGGAAGATGAACGAGGGGAAGCGGGGTCGGCCCTTTCGTTTCCCGGAGGCGTTCGTAGAATGGATGGCCCTGTTGCACGTGTGGTTTTTCATGCCCTTCAGGCAGATGGAAGGGTTTCTCAGGGCTTTGTCACAGCACGCCCCCTTGGAGCCGGCTGATTACACGACCCTTTTTAAGAGGATAAAGGGTTTGAAACTGGATCTTTCCAGCACTATCGTGGCTGGCAGTGACGTGGTCATAGCCGTGGATAGTACGGGCATTCGTGTTACCAACCGGGGGGAGTGGATGCGGGAGAAGTGGAACAACCACCGGGGGTGGATCAAGGTGCACCTCAGCGTGGACGTGGAGAGCAAACAAATCCTTGGATTGGAGATAACCAACGAGGAGGTCGGCGACGCTGACATGTTCCCCTCGCTGTTAGAGCAGAGCAAGGCCAACTCGAAGGGCGTAATAAAAGTGTTGGCTGACGGCGCCTACGATGACAGGCATGCCTTCAACCTCTTGAAAAAAGGCGGGATAGAGTCGGGGATCAAGACGAGAAGCAACGCCAGCACGAAATCCCATGGCTCGCTTTACCGGGCCCAGTGCGTGAGGGAAAGGCAAAACCTGGGTTACAAGGAGTGGAGCAAAAAGAAGGGCTATGGAAAACGATGGGGCGTAGAAGGCGTCATATCCGTAGTTAAGAGGATCTTCGGCGAAACCGTGAGAGCGGCCAGCATACAAGGAATGTACCGGGAGATGAGAACAAAACTATTAGCATACAACATACTACTAAACATGATATAGGCCAAGCCCGCAAGAACACCAGGCAAAAAAGAATACCCCAATTTATTCAACAAAGCATCTTTTCCGTAATATTAAAGATACCCCGCTCGGCTTTATTTGTTAATCCGGCGAGGAAGTTTGTTGGAAAAAGCCAGTAAGGTTCCATTATTAATAAATTACCACCTTGCTTGACGACTCGCACTAACTCATAAAGCCCTTTTTTAGGATCTCCAAAATGATGCAGGCTTCCCGAGATATACACCGAGTCAAAAGAGCCAGCCTTAAATGGCAAATTTTCCCCATCTCCGGCCAGTAGCGTGCGGCAGCCTGGAAGCCTTTTCTTGGCCTCTAGAAGCATGCCTCTAGATATGTCGACACCCACATATTCTACATTTTTAAAATTATCCATGATATACCTAGCGTGTATTCCTGTCCCTGTACCAACTTCCAGTAAGCGGCATTTCTTTCCGTCCAGGACTTCTAGGCCGAGCATGTCAGATATGGCTTTTATCTTTTGAAGGTGGTTCCTATTTTCCCTAGCAAATAATGCGCCCTTGTCAAACTGCACGGCATGGCTATCGTAGTATTCTCTCTGGTTCATGGACTCACCATGATAATATTTTTTGGTATTCACTGATTATGCGCTCTGGAGAATACCGCTCTATGTCATTTTTATTATTCTTTCCAATTTTTTCCCGGAGACCTTTATCCTCCATCATAACCTTTATTTTAGACGCGAGCTCCCCTGGTTCCCGGGCCAGCAAGGCATTTTTACCTTCTTCTAGCAGGTCGGTTTGACCTCCATTGTTAGTTGCCACGATGGGCAAGCCACTATACATAGCCTCCATGAGACAGATACCAAAGCCTTCGTGCAGAGAGCTTAAAAGGTAGATGTCTGCGCAGGCAAGGTATTGAAACTTTTTATCGTCAGGCTGGTATCCTAAAAATTTTACTTTATCTTTGACATCTAATTGTATTGCCAGCTCCTTGAGGGCGATATCTTCTGGCCCTTCCCCGATGATGAGGTATTTCAAATTATCATAAGGTAATTGCGCCACTGCTCTTATGGCCTGGTCGAAACCTTTCCTCCTGACTAGCCTACCAATAGAAATAATAATGAAGTCCTTTGACGAAATACCAAGGGCTTCTCTGGTTGTTGGGTTGAATGATGGCCTCTCGAATCCCACTGGGATGACCTTTATATCCTTTTTAGGCCCGTAATATTTTTCCGTAAGCTTTTTTATGTTGTTTGACTCTGCTATTATACTTTCTGAATTGTTCAGAAGCCACGTGATGACCTTCCTCGAAAAAAAATACTTATGAGGAGACGATTTCTTGCTGGGGTCATAAATGTCGCCGCCATATACTGATGTGATCACTGGCACATGGAATAGCTTGGATAGCAGGACACCCGTGAGACCTGATGGCACAACGAAATGGGCGCTGATTGCATCATAGCAGTTTTTTCTACAGAGTTTTATACCTGCTAACATGCTCGATGGAAAAAATGTGAGCATAGATAGTAAAGTTGATGTGGCTAAATCTTTTCTACCAAGTACTGGCACCCTGTAAACGTTGACGCCGTCCACGACCTCTATTTTTTTCAGGCCTTTAAAGCCAGTTGTAATGTAGTCCACTTGGTGCCTCTTTGCTAGTTCCTTCGATAACAGACGGCAGGCGATGCCTCCGCCGCCACCGAGCGGCGGGAACTCGTAATTAATGATAAGTATTCTCATGGACCTCACTATAACTGTTTTATCATCGAAACCTTCAGTGGCTCGTCAGAGAACCCTATGATTTTTTCCACCCTATAATTCTTGAATTTTTTCTGATTATAGTATGTCTTGAGGGAAATATCAGCCAGTATACCGAAGACAATGAACTGTAGGCCTATGATGATCGAGAGCACTGATAGAATAAACATGGGCTTATCGGCCAGGGATATGTTTAAGAATATTCTGCCGAAGATGTAGTATAGAGTGACAAAACCCCCCAGCGCCCCTATGGCAAGGCCAGCAGTCCCGAATATATGCATTGGCCGTGTTGCGAACCGGCTCCAGAACGTCACTACAATCAGGTCGGTGAAGCCTTTAAATAGTCTCTTCCAGTTATATTTCGATTTTCCATGGCATCTCTCCCGATGGTTAACCTTGACTTCACCCACACTATAGCCGTTAACGACCATCAGCGCGGGTATGTAGCGATGCATTTCGCCGAATAATTCGAAGTCATTGATGCATTCCCTTTTGTAGACACGGAGAGTGCAGCCATAGTCGTGGACTTTATCTTTGATTAAAATTTGCCTTAAAATATTTGAGAGCTTCGAGAAAAGTTTTTTGGAAAGTGGGTCTTTACGGTTTACTCTCCAGCCACAGACCACATCATAGCCTTCAGTCATCTTCTCAAGTAATCGCGGTATATCCGCAGGATCGTTCTGGAGGTCACCATCCATGGTTATGATATAGTCCCCGCATGAATAGTCAAATCCGGCGCTCAGCGCTGCACTCTGCCCGCTATTACGCCTTAGGCGTATCACTTTAAGATTCTTCGAATGTTTACAGAGGTCGCTCAATACGTTAAACGAGCCATCAGTGGAGCCGTCGTCTACGAATATGACTTCATAGGATTGCCCTAACTTATCAAGGGCCGCCGTAAGCTCGTCATATAATTGAACGATGCTCTCTGACTCATTATAAATTGGGATTACTACCGAAAGTGAAGGATGCCCATCAGTAGCAACATCACCCGACATTTTTACCTCAACTACCCTCTTCTGAAAGCATAGGTTTATTCACCCTATGCTTATATATCGGTTATGCCTATGGTTGGTAGGTATATGAATAAAAAGAATCTGGCACGCTGGCTGGTCATACCAATTACTCTATTATTGGTCGTCATATTACTAGTGCAGATATCGCTCTCGGACATAGTGAACGCTTTATTATCCATTAGTCCAAAGTTTTTGGTGCTGAGCTTCGCTCTATATGTATTATTATATGTGTTCAGAGCCGTCCGGTTCCGCCTCATGCTTAAAAGCAGGGTAGGATACTGTACCATGTTCAACATCGTTTGCATGCACATGCTGGCGAATAGCATCCTGCCTTTCAAAACCGGCGAGCTTGCTTTCGTTTACCTGTCCAAGGTGCAGATGGGCCTCCAGGCCGGCATCGGCCTGGCGACTGTGGCCATTGCGAGGATGTTCGATGCTCTGGCCGTCTGTGTGCTCTTCGTACTGGCGTTGGTGATGACACGGGGCAAGACGGATATATTTACTGAGGCCGAGCCTTTAGTGCTGGTGATGGCTGTCCTGATGATCGCTGGCATAATGCTGGTTATCTGGTATGGCCCGCAGCTTTTGGATATGACCAATCGCTTGCTTAGGATAAAGGTCTTTGGTTGGCTCCCTCTTCCGCTCATCCGGTCGAAGCTAAAGGAGGTCGTGGAGTATTATTCGTCTTCCGACTCACAGAGTAAAGTGTTTATTATTTTTGGGCTCTCGCTCCTCATCTGGATAATGGCTTCCTTGTCTACTAGCATCCTGGCGGTGAACATGGGCTTAGGCATTGGCATATGGGCAATCATCGCTGCAACAATGATCTCCGTTATGTTCAGCGCTCTCCCGATCCACGGGATTGCGAGCCTTGGCACGACAGAACTGATCTTATCAGCGGCCTTAATGGCCTTAGGGGCGCCCAAGGATGCTGCTATATCCTCCGCTTTTGCCATACACCTAATGATTTTAATGTTTACCGCGTTGCTTGGAGTATACGCAATAATTTCAGACCATGTTTTTCAAATACTAGATAAAAAAAGCTTTAAATCGGAATAAGCTATGGTCTTTTGCCTTCTCATATCATCTATTGTATTTATGGCCGATTTGCCTGTACAAAGTCGATATATTTTTTAAGCCCTTCCGTTACATCGACTTTAGGCATATAGCCCAATTCTCTCCGGGCTTTATCGATATCTGCCATGGTGCGCTCAACGTCGCCGGGCACGTTTTTCCCGTAGATTATTTTCGAGGAGCTACTGGTTAACCGGATAATTGACCTGGCGAGTTCATCGATAGTAATACTATGGCCGCCGCCAATGTTATAGACTCCCATACCCCGCGTCATGGCCAGGATGTTCGCATCGATGACATTGTCTATGTATGTGAAATCACGGCTCTTGTTCCCATCGCCAAAGATATCTATATCCTCTCCAGCAAGCGCTTTTCGTGTGAAGATTGATATGGCAAGGTCAGGTCGAATACCAGGGCCAAAAACCGTGAAATACCTTAACGATATCGTTTTAAGCCCATAGACCTCGCGGTAGATTTCGCAATAGTTCTCGGCGCAGAGCTTGGAGGCACCGTAGGGCGATATGGGCCGGGTCGGGGACGTTTCTTTGAGGGGGAATTGATCGACATTACCATATACCGACGAAGATGAAGCATATATCACTTTTTTCACGTTTGCTGCCAGTGCGGCTTCAAGCACCCTCAATGTTCCTGTAGTGTTCACCTCGTGGGTAAGCATGGGATTTTTGATGGATTCCCTGATGCCCGGGCGGGCCGCATTATGAAAGATGAAGTCTATGTCCTTTATGCATTCCTCCAATATTTTTTCATCGAGGATGCTTCCTCTGACCAGCCGGTAGTTCGAGCATGCGAGCAGTGGCCGTATATTATCTTCTTTCAACCGATTATCGTAATAATCATCAAAATTATCGAGGCATATGACTTCATGTCCTAACTCAACCAACCGACGAGATATATGTGACCCAATAAACCCTGCTCCGCCCGTCACGAGGCATTTGAAATGCGACATTTGAACATCCCTTGTTGTATAATTGCTAAATTAATGGTTGATATATATGCAATTCACCTGTAGCGTTCTTTTGAGATGGTCCTGGCGAGGCCTTCCTCTAGCCCTATCTTGGGGCTCCATCCCAGCCTTTTCAGCTTCGACACGTCAGCCAGCATCCTTGGTATCTCCACTTTACCCGCCCTCATCCGCTCATTATCGCTCAAGATAGGGATCGATGGGTCTATCATGTCCCTGATCTTTTCCACCAGGTCCTGTATGCGTATCTCTTCCCCGGAGCCTATGTTGTACACGCCCGAGCCAGCATCCCCTATGACAAGAAATCCCTCAACACAGTCCTCAACATAAAGAAAATCCCGCGTAGGGCTCACGTTGCCCACCCTAATTTCTTTACCTTTCAGGGCTTGTTTGATGACGCCAGGTATGAGAAAGCTCTCATCCTGTCCCGGCCCATACACGTTAAAAGGCCTTATTATAGCATAGTCCATCCCATAAGCGTTACCATACGCTTCTACGATCTTTTCGGAGGCTATCTTGCTCGCCGCGTAAGGCTCCCTCGGCACCACCGGGTGCGCCTCATCCACCGGCAAATATTGCGGAGCGCCGTACACATGAGCGCTGCTGACGTATACGAACTTTTTCACATTAGAAAGGCGGGCCTCCTCCAGCATGTTCATAGTGCCAAAGGTGTTCGTGCTCAGTGTCAGCGCCGGGTTCTGGACGGCCTTGGCCACGTTCGATATCGCGGCGAGGTGGTATACTACGTCTACATCCCTGCAGACGCCTTTTAGCGACGCAGGATCGGCGACGTTACCTATGGCCTGGCCGACGTCACGCCTTCCCAGGCCCTTACGGCCCGTTATCAGGGCGGTCACACTGGCCCCATGCTGCGCCAAAGCGTCCATGAGGTACCCGCCAATGAAGCCGCTCGCCCCTGTGACGAGTACTCGCGCCCCCTTCCATGGCATGGTCACAAACGCTCCAGAATAAAACTATTAGTTCACTTTTAGTCGGCCTGATTTTACTGGCGAATAATCCTGCGCGACGGCTTTCTGCCGGCTCTCTCTAGCAAGAAGGTCTATGTCGCTTTGTACCATCATTCGGACCAGTTCTTTGAAAGATACCCTCGGCTTCCACTTCAGCGCCTTTCGAGCCTTTGAAGAGTCGCCCATCAGCAGCTCGACCTCCGCTGGCCTTAAAAATCTCGGGTCGATCTTAACGTACTTCTTCCAGTCAAGCCCGGCTGCCTCGAACGCTATCTCGCAGAACTCCCTGACCGTGTGCGTCTCCCCGGTCGCTATCACATAGTCGTCGGGCGTTTTCTGCTGAAGCATGAGCCACATGGCTTCCACGTAATCGCCTGCGTAGCCCCAGTCCCTTTTCGCGTCGAGGTTGCCCAATCTCAGCTCCGAGTCCAGGCCGTGGTATATCCGGGCGACGCCGTTCGATATCTTCCTGGTTACGAACTCCATTCCTCTGCGGGGCGATTCATGGTTAAAGAGTATGCCGCTGCACACGAACATGCCGTAGCTTTCCCTGTAGTTCACGGCTATCCAGTGTCCATACACCTTTGCCACGCCATAGGGGCTTCGAGGATGAAATGGCGTCTTCTCATTCTGTGGGGTCTCGACGGCTTTACCAAACATCTCGCTCGAGGAGGCCTGGTAAAATTTCGCGTTTAGCTCGTTGACCCTTATGGCCTCCAGCAGCCTGGCGACTCCAAGGCCTGTCACGTCTCCCGTGAATATGGGCTGGGACCAGGAGGAGCCAACAAAGGATTGTGCCGCCAGGTTATACACTTCGTCCGGCTGGCTTTGCTTGACCGCGCTTATTAGCGAGCTCTGGTCGGCCATGTCGCCCTGGATGAGATTGATTTTATCCAGTATATTTTCAATTCTCGAAGTGTTTATATTGCTTGTCCGTCTGACGAGCCCGTATACGTCGTAGCCTTTTTTTAATAATAGCTCTGCCAGGTATGAGCCGTCCTGTCCGGTGATGCCTGTAATAAGCGCCCTTTTAGTCATGTATATCTACCTTAAACAATTGCTTATATGCGATAAACATTTTGTGGTATTGGAAGGGTTGTATTAGCATTCGTTTAGCTTGTGGTGGGTAATCTCAATTATCCTTTCCCCTGCTTTCCCGTCTCTGAACGGGGGGTTCCACCTCTATGGTCTCATGACTTCAAGTTCTCAACCCATCGATTCGAAAAGAATACGATCCCATCATTAATAAGCCTGTTGAAATTATACCCTTTTATAAAGCCCCAGCCTTACCTTCATCAAGCTAAAAAACATGGAGGGCACGTACTTGAAGCTAAAAGTGCTCCTCTTGTCGTCCTTCCACACTACGGGCACCTCTCTTATCTCACAGCCCGCATTCTTGAGACGCCATAGTAGCTCCACGTCGAACTCGAACCCCCTGCAGACCATCAGGGGCGCAACCTTCTCTATGTACTCCCGCTTAAAGACCTTCCCGCCGCACTGCGAATCCCTTATCCTCAGCCCGAAAATAGCGCGAGACAGCAAGAAGTTAAAGGCCTCGCTCGCAAACCTCCTCACAAGATACTGGCCCTCAAGTATGATCGACTCCTTGGACTTCCTGTCAGCTATCACGCACCCGGCGCCCGTGCGCTCCATCTCTTCCACAAGACGCAAAAACTGGTCCACTTTAAGGGAGTTGTCGGCATCAGTAAACCCCACAACATCGCCCCTTGCTGCCTTGAAGCCCTCTAAGACGCCCCCGCCTTTCCCCAGACGATGATTAAAAACCAAAACCCTCCCGTAGGGCGAGGCAAGCCTGGCAGTATCATCAACGCCATCGCAAACGATGATAATCTCGAAATCCCTGCCTGAAGCCCGAAGCCCCTCGCTATAATCCCTCAAAGTCCTCTCAATCCTCTTCTCCTCGTTATAGGCAGGGACGATAACGCTTAGCAATCCTATTACCTCCGGCAATGAACGTGACTACCATTCCAGTATATTAAAGTTGTCTTTTTAGGTTCTGTCAAGTCTGCGGGTGTCTTTCCATCTAGGCTTTCATGCGGTCTGATTAGCGAATAAACAAATATGTTCACAGATCAACATTCTTTCTAAATTCTTGAAGATTGAGTATTTCTCTATTGTTCACATAGGTTTTTCTCTTAAAGTATTCAGATGTCTTTTCTTTTTCTTCTCTTATTAAATCTCTATATTTTATTGCCTCGATGCCCAATCTTTCATTATTATACAATATCTGAGCATCTATTGCCTTTACTTTATTAGTTTTATAATTTTCAAAAACGCTAAACGGTATAGATGTATCATCAGGATAAACATTTTTTAATATATTAAGTTCACTCGTTTTATAATATCCATAATCAACATTATTAAATAATCTACGGATTGGGTCTTTTCCACGATTAACTAATCTAATAAGTTCACTAACATTTTTTGGAATTCGTTTTATAAAATGATTATCCCCTAAAGCATCAAACCCATATCCAAAAGCTAAATACTCTTTTGCCTCAACAACTGGAAAATCATGTAACAATTTACCGCTATTAGCATTTATAGCATAAAAAAAGGACTTACCCAATAATTGGTATTCAGGGCCGTTTAGACAGGCCATCATTTCTCTTACCTGTAGATCGACAACATTAGGTTTATTTCCCATAAAATCGAAAACAAATGATTTAATATTATTATCATAATAAAATTCGATTAATTCACTAATAAGTGGAGGAGGTATAGCAGCAGGAATAACGCCGATAATCGCTTTATTGTTTAATCGGTTAATAGAATCAATACATTCTCTCATAAACTTGGTATAATCAGTTAATTTATCCCTGAAATCTCGATTATCATTTTTAAAAATATAAGGTAGTAAAGGAAGAACTGTAGCATCAGAATTAAGATAGGAAATGTTAGTTAAAAAATCTATACCCTTCCTAATAGGATAATTATATCCTGTATATGATACAAAAGTAAGCACCACTTCATCTTCTCTAGTTTTACCAATCATGTTTTTAATTCTTTTATTCTGTTTTAAATAGCTTCTTTTGCCATCTAAATATTCTAATAGCGTTTTTTCATTAAAAGACGTATAAATTTCGTTTAAACCTTTAACATCATTATTTATTTGAATATCAGAACGACAATTCCTTGCGCTTATTGTTTTAATAGGAGTATTGATATTTTTACTATTGATATTAACCAATTGCTTTTTTAATAACAAGTCATCGGCTATATCCGTATTCGATACTTTTATTTCTTTACTCATTAATAAACACCCTCAATATCTCATCGTCAATCCAAAATGCCGACTGTTTTATCTCATCCGTGATTTTAATTCGCTGGCTTTTATCTAAAAGGCCTTTTGCCTTTAATATATTGAGTAATCCAATAGAGCCCGTGAGCGGTAATCCAAGCTCTTGTGCTGCCTTTCTTCCTGGTTTTTCATCAATAACGCAAAAAAATGGGACCCCATTCTCCTTTAATTTCAAACCAGAACATATTACATTAATTTCCCCATCATTTAACTCAGGATACCTGGTCCTAATAACATTTTCAATTGTCATATCATTATGATCCACTTTTCCTATTATATGTTGAAATAACAAATTATCCAGCTCAGTCCTTGTATTTGTATCTTTAATTTCATTATAGACCGATGGAGGTATTTTTAATATTTCTCCATTAGATATTAAGGCGCTAAAATATTTTTTCCCATCTATGTCCTTTATAAATAATAGGATAACTGATGTATCCAATAGCTTCATTAATAACCCATCTCAACTTTTACGCCGAGTTCTTTTAATTTATCATAAAAAACATCGATTGGCATATCCGCTATTTTTGCAGCTTTGCCTATACTAACCTTCCCTTTTTTAAGTAGATTTATAGCAATACTCAATTTTTTATTTTTTATTTTATTTTTTACTAAGGACGCACGAGTCATTTCTGGATAATCAGTATACACAATTCCCAGTATTTCATCCTCACTTAATTGATTAAAAAGGCCTTTCATGTGATCTATCACTTTTAGATCATTCATGCTAGTATTTTTATAAAGTTCAGTTAAGAACTCTTTTCCTACAGAAGTTAATATATATTTATTATTTCTATCATCTATAAGTCCCATTGATTTTAATTGTTCTAATCTTTCAATTACTATATCGCTGCTAGGGCCAAAATTGTCTGCCTGAAAATCAGCTTTCTCTTCAAGTTTAGGGACATTTTTAGATATAAAAAATAATTCTTTCATTAATTTAGTTTTTCCATCAATCAATTCACAGTTAGAAGAAGCTAATAATAGCAAAATATATTTTTCAACGATATCATTTTTTATATTTTTTAATACTTTTTCTTTGTATTTGTCAGCTTCCACGGCGCGCGCCTCATTTATATTTATATTTTTCTACGCGAAATACGATAAACCTTTCTATTAATTTGCTGCATTGAATAATGATTGCTATCATAGCTTGAAACACGAAACAGGACTTGCACTAACACACGAAGACACGGTCAAAACACTAAGAACTCTAACGTATCA from Methanocella conradii HZ254 harbors:
- a CDS encoding IS5-like element ISMeco1 family transposase; the protein is MRKKRGGRWGKKYEDKRDWKEYNEELVRRGELYLSLDFLERWGEEVRKMNEGKRGRPFRFPEAFVEWMALLHVWFFMPFRQMEGFLRALSQHAPLEPADYTTLFKRIKGLKLDLSSTIVAGSDVVIAVDSTGIRVTNRGEWMREKWNNHRGWIKVHLSVDVESKQILGLEITNEEVGDADMFPSLLEQSKANSKGVIKVLADGAYDDRHAFNLLKKGGIESGIKTRSNASTKSHGSLYRAQCVRERQNLGYKEWSKKKGYGKRWGVEGVISVVKRIFGETVRAASIQGMYREMRTKLLAYNILLNMI
- a CDS encoding class I SAM-dependent methyltransferase, yielding MNQREYYDSHAVQFDKGALFARENRNHLQKIKAISDMLGLEVLDGKKCRLLEVGTGTGIHARYIMDNFKNVEYVGVDISRGMLLEAKKRLPGCRTLLAGDGENLPFKAGSFDSVYISGSLHHFGDPKKGLYELVRVVKQGGNLLIMEPYWLFPTNFLAGLTNKAERGIFNITEKMLC
- a CDS encoding glycosyltransferase family 4 protein codes for the protein MRILIINYEFPPLGGGGGIACRLLSKELAKRHQVDYITTGFKGLKKIEVVDGVNVYRVPVLGRKDLATSTLLSMLTFFPSSMLAGIKLCRKNCYDAISAHFVVPSGLTGVLLSKLFHVPVITSVYGGDIYDPSKKSSPHKYFFSRKVITWLLNNSESIIAESNNIKKLTEKYYGPKKDIKVIPVGFERPSFNPTTREALGISSKDFIIISIGRLVRRKGFDQAIRAVAQLPYDNLKYLIIGEGPEDIALKELAIQLDVKDKVKFLGYQPDDKKFQYLACADIYLLSSLHEGFGICLMEAMYSGLPIVATNNGGQTDLLEEGKNALLAREPGELASKIKVMMEDKGLREKIGKNNKNDIERYSPERIISEYQKILSW
- a CDS encoding glycosyltransferase family 2 protein gives rise to the protein MSGDVATDGHPSLSVVIPIYNESESIVQLYDELTAALDKLGQSYEVIFVDDGSTDGSFNVLSDLCKHSKNLKVIRLRRNSGQSAALSAGFDYSCGDYIITMDGDLQNDPADIPRLLEKMTEGYDVVCGWRVNRKDPLSKKLFSKLSNILRQILIKDKVHDYGCTLRVYKRECINDFELFGEMHRYIPALMVVNGYSVGEVKVNHRERCHGKSKYNWKRLFKGFTDLIVVTFWSRFATRPMHIFGTAGLAIGALGGFVTLYYIFGRIFLNISLADKPMFILSVLSIIIGLQFIVFGILADISLKTYYNQKKFKNYRVEKIIGFSDEPLKVSMIKQL
- a CDS encoding lysylphosphatidylglycerol synthase transmembrane domain-containing protein; translation: MNKKNLARWLVIPITLLLVVILLVQISLSDIVNALLSISPKFLVLSFALYVLLYVFRAVRFRLMLKSRVGYCTMFNIVCMHMLANSILPFKTGELAFVYLSKVQMGLQAGIGLATVAIARMFDALAVCVLFVLALVMTRGKTDIFTEAEPLVLVMAVLMIAGIMLVIWYGPQLLDMTNRLLRIKVFGWLPLPLIRSKLKEVVEYYSSSDSQSKVFIIFGLSLLIWIMASLSTSILAVNMGLGIGIWAIIAATMISVMFSALPIHGIASLGTTELILSAALMALGAPKDAAISSAFAIHLMILMFTALLGVYAIISDHVFQILDKKSFKSE
- a CDS encoding SDR family oxidoreductase, with product MSHFKCLVTGGAGFIGSHISRRLVELGHEVICLDNFDDYYDNRLKEDNIRPLLACSNYRLVRGSILDEKILEECIKDIDFIFHNAARPGIRESIKNPMLTHEVNTTGTLRVLEAALAANVKKVIYASSSSVYGNVDQFPLKETSPTRPISPYGASKLCAENYCEIYREVYGLKTISLRYFTVFGPGIRPDLAISIFTRKALAGEDIDIFGDGNKSRDFTYIDNVIDANILAMTRGMGVYNIGGGHSITIDELARSIIRLTSSSSKIIYGKNVPGDVERTMADIDKARRELGYMPKVDVTEGLKKYIDFVQANRP
- a CDS encoding NAD-dependent epimerase/dehydratase family protein, with product MPWKGARVLVTGASGFIGGYLMDALAQHGASVTALITGRKGLGRRDVGQAIGNVADPASLKGVCRDVDVVYHLAAISNVAKAVQNPALTLSTNTFGTMNMLEEARLSNVKKFVYVSSAHVYGAPQYLPVDEAHPVVPREPYAASKIASEKIVEAYGNAYGMDYAIIRPFNVYGPGQDESFLIPGVIKQALKGKEIRVGNVSPTRDFLYVEDCVEGFLVIGDAGSGVYNIGSGEEIRIQDLVEKIRDMIDPSIPILSDNERMRAGKVEIPRMLADVSKLKRLGWSPKIGLEEGLARTISKERYR
- the gmd gene encoding GDP-mannose 4,6-dehydratase; its protein translation is MTKRALITGITGQDGSYLAELLLKKGYDVYGLVRRTSNINTSRIENILDKINLIQGDMADQSSLISAVKQSQPDEVYNLAAQSFVGSSWSQPIFTGDVTGLGVARLLEAIRVNELNAKFYQASSSEMFGKAVETPQNEKTPFHPRSPYGVAKVYGHWIAVNYRESYGMFVCSGILFNHESPRRGMEFVTRKISNGVARIYHGLDSELRLGNLDAKRDWGYAGDYVEAMWLMLQQKTPDDYVIATGETHTVREFCEIAFEAAGLDWKKYVKIDPRFLRPAEVELLMGDSSKARKALKWKPRVSFKELVRMMVQSDIDLLARESRQKAVAQDYSPVKSGRLKVN
- a CDS encoding glycosyltransferase; protein product: MPEVIGLLSVIVPAYNEEKRIERTLRDYSEGLRASGRDFEIIIVCDGVDDTARLASPYGRVLVFNHRLGKGGGVLEGFKAARGDVVGFTDADNSLKVDQFLRLVEEMERTGAGCVIADRKSKESIILEGQYLVRRFASEAFNFLLSRAIFGLRIRDSQCGGKVFKREYIEKVAPLMVCRGFEFDVELLWRLKNAGCEIREVPVVWKDDKRSTFSFKYVPSMFFSLMKVRLGLYKRV
- a CDS encoding nucleic acid-binding protein; this encodes MKLLDTSVILLFIKDIDGKKYFSALISNGEILKIPPSVYNEIKDTNTRTELDNLLFQHIIGKVDHNDMTIENVIRTRYPELNDGEINVICSGLKLKENGVPFFCVIDEKPGRKAAQELGLPLTGSIGLLNILKAKGLLDKSQRIKITDEIKQSAFWIDDEILRVFINE
- a CDS encoding UPF0175 family protein: MEADKYKEKVLKNIKNDIVEKYILLLLASSNCELIDGKTKLMKELFFISKNVPKLEEKADFQADNFGPSSDIVIERLEQLKSMGLIDDRNNKYILTSVGKEFLTELYKNTSMNDLKVIDHMKGLFNQLSEDEILGIVYTDYPEMTRASLVKNKIKNKKLSIAINLLKKGKVSIGKAAKIADMPIDVFYDKLKELGVKVEMGY